One genomic window of Stieleria sp. JC731 includes the following:
- a CDS encoding metallophosphoesterase family protein gives MTRTAILSDIHGNLTALRAVMAHIETQNVDRIVCLGDVVGYGPRPCECLDLVMGFDFCVLGNHDSSAMFDPEGFNAAAEQAIFWTRTQLENTAGDEQVGDDGMTPSRRRMNFLCKLPRTVRESNALFVHGSPRGPTNEYVMPEDIQNSKKMEKLFSLVPGICFQGHTHVPGVFTTDSMFVRPDRIEGSYDISDSSQRLMINVGSVGQPRDLDPRSCYVVMDDEKSITYHRVEYDIEETVSQIESEPELDNFLGYRLREGR, from the coding sequence ACCTCACCGCGCTTCGTGCGGTGATGGCCCATATTGAAACCCAGAATGTGGATCGGATTGTCTGCTTGGGCGATGTTGTCGGCTATGGCCCTCGGCCCTGCGAATGCCTGGACCTCGTGATGGGCTTCGATTTTTGTGTCCTGGGCAACCATGACAGCAGCGCGATGTTCGATCCCGAAGGGTTCAATGCGGCTGCCGAACAAGCGATTTTCTGGACACGCACTCAGCTGGAAAACACTGCTGGTGACGAGCAGGTCGGTGACGATGGGATGACGCCTTCGCGTCGCCGCATGAATTTTCTCTGCAAGTTGCCTCGAACCGTTCGTGAGAGCAACGCGCTATTCGTGCATGGTTCACCTCGCGGGCCGACGAATGAATATGTGATGCCCGAAGATATTCAGAACAGCAAGAAGATGGAAAAGCTGTTCTCGTTGGTTCCCGGCATTTGTTTTCAGGGGCATACCCATGTCCCGGGTGTCTTTACGACCGATTCAATGTTCGTCCGTCCCGACCGAATCGAAGGCTCGTACGACATCAGCGATAGTAGCCAGCGTTTGATGATCAATGTTGGTAGTGTCGGTCAGCCGCGAGACTTAGATCCTCGCAGTTGTTACGTCGTGATGGACGATGAAAAGTCGATCACATACCACCGGGTTGAGTACGACATCGAAGAAACCGTGTCGCAAATCGAATCCGAGCCCGAGCTGGATAATTTTCTAGGTTATCGACTTCGCGAAGGTCGGTAG